The Cucurbita pepo subsp. pepo cultivar mu-cu-16 chromosome LG15, ASM280686v2, whole genome shotgun sequence genome contains the following window.
CGGATAAGAATTTTTGTTTAGGGTCTCCTCTTAATTCTTCCGCTCCCTAATTTATCACCTCTCTCTCGGAAATTGTGATGCGTACTATGATAATAAGTTCgttatttagaattaatttaaacttttaacctCGAGAAAaacaactatatatatatatatatttatttatttttattttattattatttttagttatgttTATGTTGACTTGCAACATAGTTATTAATATGATGTTCACGTGTGtttgtgtgtatatatgtatgtatatatatacataattatTGAGCTATGTTTTGGTTGACTTAGAACATAGTTATTCATATGATGTTcgtgtgtgtatgtatgtatatatgtatataattatTGAGCTATGTTTATGTTAACTTAGAACATAGTTATTCATATGGTGTTCGTGTATGTGtatgtgtatgtgtgtgtatatatataattattgagCTACGTTTATGTTGGCTTAGAACATAATTATTCATATGATGTTcgtgtgtgtatgtatgtatatatgtatatatataatcattaagTTCTATGTTCTACGTAAACATAAACATAGTTATGATGTTCGTGtgtgtatgtatgcatgcataTAATCATTGAGCtatgtttatgtttatgttgACTTAGAACATAGTTATTCATATGAtgtttgtgtgtgtatgtatatatgtgtatgtataATCATTAAGTTATGTTTAATGTTGACTTAAAAcgtagttattaatataatataatatatatatatatatacgaaaAACAACTGTAATATGAAGTTCACGAGAAAAGTAACTATATGATAGAAAAATTTGNtttttttttttttttttttttttttttttttttttttttttttttttgaaactctGTAGATTTTACATTGACGAAGTTCCCATTAGAGAAGTGGTGAGAAATGAAGCAATGGGTGGAGATTACCCATCAAAGCCAATGTCTTTATACGCCACAATTTGGGATGCCAGCAATTGGGCAACCTCAGGAGGCAAATACAAAGTTAACTATAAATATGCACCCTTTGTTTCTGAATTCAAGGACTTTGTTTTGGATGGTTGCACCTCTGATCCCATTCAAGAAGTTCTAGAAGCTTCCAATTGCACCAAGCTCAACGCCCGTCTTAACGCTCGAGACTTTGCCACTATAACCGCGGGGCGTCGCGCTGCCATGCGCAACTTTCGCGAGCATTATATGTACTATTCATACTGTTACGATTTACTCCGATACCCTACTCCGCCTCCTGAATGCGTCATTATTTTAACTGAACAACAGCGTTTCAAGAATACTGGAAGGCTAAAGTTCGGCGGTAGCCATCGCCGTCGCTCGAAACGGCGCAACAAGAAGAACCCAAGTGATTTTTTGAACAATGAATCTAGTATGTAATAATGTGTGCGCACGTAAGTAATTTTTTAGTctgtttataaatttggtgTATGTTGTTTcaataataaacttttataaatatatttgtttattttcaaattattctcAGCTTCTTATtgtgattttttatttgattaggataataattataataaaaattagttaatttttaaatatcattatgGGTTAATATGGTAAGtaattaaaacttaatattttCATGCTATCAACAAAGCCACGTGGATAAATTAGTTAGGGGATGTAACTGTCTAGGACAGCTGTACCATGCTTCTATGATTGATGACCCATGCCACGTGGACTTTTGATATTGACGTTTGCTTCGAAGAGTGGAGTATTTGCTGGTCACATGAATTtggattaatatttttgtttatttaaataattaaaatgatttattcgtttgtatttttaatttagttggcatgatttgaaagtttgatttaATCACttatatttagaatttttttaattatacgatatatttagaatttttttaattatacgaTTCTTGTCCCACAACctttcatattataaaaatttagatcgAGACTTAGATCACGaaagttcataattttatcttcaaatttaaattgatatcaTATAAGTTTACTATCAACTTATTTTAACCTACATTCCAAGCCCCTTGGCTTAAGTGAACTACTTCATGACGCGTATATATTATGGTATAGGCGGGTGTCTTAGACGCgtatatgttatggtatagGCGGGTGTCTTAGATGCgtatatgttatggtataaGCGGGTGTCCTAGACGCgtatatgttatggtataaGCGGGTGTCTTAGACGTCTTCCAATAGAAATGAATTTTTGAGGATAATGTCAAGTGGCATAGGTGGTTCAATATTACAAAGCGTCCCATGAGTTAGGTTGATATATAGGGTCAGACTCCAATACAATATGTGGAAATGACTCGACACAAACGTAAATTCATGCCTCAATAGTATTCCGATGAGTAGATGTTCAAAAGGTCTT
Protein-coding sequences here:
- the LOC111811177 gene encoding probable xyloglucan endotransglucosylase/hydrolase protein 30: MDAWLCSNGGSNLFLLRMLMIFCFCNFVANASFNVTTIRFNEGLSPLFGDSNLVRSPDGKSVRLLLDRFTGSGFISSKMYNHGFFSARIKLPSDYTAGIVVAFYTSNGDVFEKNHDELDFEFLGNIDGKPWRFQTNLYGNGSTNRGREERYRLWFDPSKEFHRYSIHWSAHNIIFYIDEVPIREVVRNEAMGGDYPSKPMSLYATIWDASNWATSGGKYKVNYKYAPFVSEFKDFVLDGCTSDPIQEVLEASNCTKLNARLNARDFATITAGRRAAMRNFREHYMYYSYCYDLLRYPTPPPECVIILTEQQRFKNTGRLKFGGSHRRRSKRRNKKNPSDFLNNESSM